In Nicotiana tabacum cultivar K326 chromosome 2, ASM71507v2, whole genome shotgun sequence, the following proteins share a genomic window:
- the LOC142166698 gene encoding uncharacterized protein LOC142166698 has protein sequence MVEEDIVLGHKIFKRGIEADWAKIEIISKLPPPTSVKGVRSFLGHAGFYRRFIKDFSKIASPMCKLLEKDAKFEFDEKCLKAFEELKERLTTEPIIVTPNWSLPFELMCDEWCSYWSSIANFLVSDLIPNGLEAYQKKMFLRECRQYYWEEPFLFRFCTDNIIRRCVPEDEVIQILNACHDSPVGGYHGGNRTVAKVLECGYYWLSIYQDANQMVKACDQCQRQGSISRRHEMLLNFVMEVEIFDVWGIDFMGPFISSYGMTYILVAVDYVSKWVEAIALLNNEARSVTAFLKKNLFTRFGTPTAILSDGGSYFCNKAFAGNSEQKRNCRYLNSVLVRGVEILCDSPSINEVHFEEWEPGMEEYEAKIANKESEHTWVASVLAKGTPPKIAPC, from the exons atggtggaagaggATATTGTTCTTGGCCACAAAATTTTCAAGCGAGGCATAGAGGCTGACTGGGCAAAGATCGAGATTATTTCCAAGCTTCCTCCTCCCACTTCGGTAAAGGGTGTTCGGAGCTTTTTGGGGCATGCCGGTTTTTAcaggagatttatcaaagacttctcaaaaattgcaaGTCCCATGTGCAAGCTCCTTGAAAAGGACGCTAAGTTTGAGTTCGATGAGAAGTGCCTCAaagcttttgaggaattgaaagAAAGGCTCACCACGGaacctattattgtcacacccaATTGGTCTCTTCCATTTGAACTTATGTGTGACGAGTGGTGTAGCTATTGGAGCA GCATCGCTAACTTCTTGGTTAGTGACCTTATCCCCAACGGATTGGAAGCTTATCAAAAGAAAATGTTCTTGCGGGAGTGTAGGCAGTACTATTGGGAGGAACCATTTTTGTTCAGGTTTTGCACCGACAACATCATTCGGCGTTGTGTTCCGGAAGATGAGGTAATTCAAATTCTGAATGCATGTCATGACTCCCCAGTTGGGGGATACCACGGTGGAAATCGTACTGTGGCAAAAGTGCTTGAATGTGGCTATTATTGGCTATCGATCTACCAAGATGCAAACCAAATGGTCAAGGCATGTGATCAATGTCAAAGACAAGGGTCAATTTCTAGAAGGCATGAGATGCTTTTGAACTTTGTGATGGAGGTCgagatctttgatgtgtgggggataGATTTCATGGGTCCCTTCATAAGCTCTTACGGCATGACATATATCTTGGTGGCAGTAGATTATGtctccaaatgggtcgaggcaaTTGCCTTGCTGAACAATGAGGCAAGGAGTGTAACTGCCTTCTTGAAGAAGAACTTATTCACTCGGTTTGGAACCCCAACGGCCATCCTTAGTGATGGCGGTTCttacttttgcaacaaagcttttgccGG GAACTCAGAACAAAAGAGAAACTGTAGATACTTGAATTCTGTCTTAGTGCGAGGAGTTGAAATACTCTGTGATTCCCCATCCATCAATGAGGTACATTTCGAGGAGTGGGAGCCAGGCATGGAAGAATATGAGGCAAAGATTGCAAATAAGGAATCTGAGCATACTTGGGTAGCCTCTGTATTAGCCAAAGGAACTCCGCCTAAGATTGCACCGTGCTAG